One genomic region from Arthrobacter sp. FB24 encodes:
- a CDS encoding hemolysin family protein, with product MSEYLPGIIWLVVLLVVNAFFVGAEFAVISARRSQVEPKAEAGSKAAKTTLWAMEHATLMLATSQLGITVCSLVILNVSEPAIHHLLEIPLGLTSLSGEAIGIIAFVAALLLVTFLHVVIGEMVPKNISFSVPTRAALILAPPLVMVSRLFKPVIWTLNGIANSILRLFKVQPKDEATSAYTLDEVANIVEQSTRDGMLTDTTGTLNAAFEFTAKTVADVEVPISEMVLLPASSTPADIQSAVARHGFSRYILTDDDGVPSGYLHLKDVMDLTSPEKFARPVPAKRIRRLASAFSGSDLEDALATMRRTGAHVARVFDADGKTTGVLFLEDIIEELVGEVQDATSA from the coding sequence ATGAGTGAATACCTTCCCGGCATCATCTGGCTGGTGGTGCTCCTGGTGGTCAACGCCTTCTTCGTCGGGGCCGAGTTCGCTGTCATCTCCGCCCGCCGGTCGCAGGTCGAGCCCAAGGCCGAGGCCGGCAGCAAGGCCGCGAAGACCACGCTGTGGGCCATGGAGCATGCCACGCTGATGCTGGCCACCAGCCAGCTGGGCATCACCGTGTGCTCGCTCGTGATCCTGAACGTTTCCGAACCCGCCATCCACCACCTGCTGGAAATCCCCCTGGGCCTGACCTCGCTCTCCGGCGAAGCGATCGGGATCATCGCCTTCGTGGCCGCGCTGTTGCTGGTGACCTTCCTGCACGTGGTCATCGGTGAAATGGTGCCCAAGAACATCTCGTTCTCCGTTCCCACCCGGGCCGCGCTCATCCTTGCCCCGCCGCTGGTGATGGTGTCACGCTTGTTCAAGCCGGTGATCTGGACCCTTAACGGGATCGCAAACTCCATCCTGCGGCTCTTCAAGGTCCAGCCCAAGGATGAGGCTACCAGCGCCTACACCCTGGACGAGGTGGCCAACATCGTGGAGCAGTCCACCCGGGACGGCATGCTCACGGACACCACCGGCACGCTGAACGCAGCGTTCGAATTCACCGCCAAGACCGTGGCGGACGTGGAAGTGCCGATCAGCGAGATGGTGCTCCTGCCGGCCTCGTCGACGCCGGCGGACATCCAGAGCGCGGTGGCCCGGCACGGGTTCTCCCGCTACATCCTGACGGACGACGACGGCGTGCCCTCCGGCTATCTGCACCTCAAGGACGTCATGGACCTGACGTCCCCGGAAAAATTCGCCAGGCCCGTGCCGGCCAAGAGAATCCGACGGCTCGCCTCCGCGTTCAGCGGCAGCGACCTCGAGGACGCGCTGGCCACCATGCGCCGCACCGGCGCCCACGTGGCCCGGGTCTTCGACGCGGACGGGAAGACCACCGGCGTCCTCTTCCTGGAGGACATCATCGAAGAGCTGGTGGGCGAAGTGCAGGACGCCACGAGCGCCTAG